In Nymphaea colorata isolate Beijing-Zhang1983 chromosome 3, ASM883128v2, whole genome shotgun sequence, a genomic segment contains:
- the LOC116250953 gene encoding cytochrome P450 78A5-like has translation MTTFSLSCFDQWPSLLFISLLIILLILNFWPYAGGFAWRLAFRSGGGSPPIPGPAGLPFLGSPSLLASPQSHRILAKASAALEATRLMAFSLGHTRLVIASHPDTAREILTGSAFSNRPIKDSARRLMFHRAVGFAPSGEHWRRLRRIVATHLFCPRRIARSEAWRQGCIGELMEGLCLCKRRERDGVVELRWALQAASLRSVWMTVFGRWVEEEREELVEMVKEGYELLGKFNWGDYFPIRILDLQSIGRRSDELRTKVFTYLGRIVAERKMHNAASGDGDGGGGGGDFLSILLGLPDEDRLSDMDMLAVLWEMIFRGTDTVAILMEWVMARMVLHPDIQARAQQEIDLHVGSTREVQDSDLPKLTVLHAIVKEVLRLHPPGPLLSWARLAIHDVHVGKWFVPAGTTAMVNMWAITHDASIWKDPGQFKPERFLEEDISIMGSDLRLAPFGSGRRACPGKALGLATVHLWLARLLHHFNWLPSPYADPRRAVDLSEQLRMSLEMRKPLVCRAVRRNSVRFLTKSG, from the exons ATGACAACTTTCTCCCTCTCCTGCTTCGACCAATGGCCGTCTCTCCTTTTCATCTCCCTCCTCATCATCCTCCTCATCCTCAACTTTTGGCCGTATGCCGGCGGCTTTGCCTGGCGCTTGGCCTTCCGTAGCGGCGGCGGCTCTCCGCCGATCCCCGGGCCTGCTGGCTTACCTTTCCTCGGCAGCCCCTCTCTCCTGGCCAGCCCGCAGTCCCACCGCATTCTCGCAAAGGCTTCCGCTGCCCTCGAGGCCACCCGCCTCATGGCCTTCTCCCTCGGTCACACCCGTCTCGTCATTGCCAGCCACCCTGATACGGCTCGGGAAATCCTGACCGGATCCGCCTTTTCGAACCGGCCGATCAAGGACTCGGCACGCCGTCTCATGTTTCATCGGGCCGTCGGGTTCGCTCCGTCCGGTGAGCACTGGCGCCGCCTCCGCCGCATTGTGGCGACTCACCTCTTCTGCCCGAGGCGGATTGCCAGGTCGGAGGCGTGGCGACAGGGGTGCATCGGAGAGTTGATGGAAGGTCTATGCCTATGCAAGAGGAGGGAAAGAGATGGGGTGGTGGAGCTGAGGTGGGCGCTACAAGCGGCCTCCCTCAGGAGTGTTTGGATGACGGTGTTTGGGAGGTGGGtggaggaagagagggaggaaTTGGTAGAAATGGTGAAGGAAGGGTACGAGTTACTGGGAAAGTTCAACTGGGGGGATTATTTTCCCATTCGGATTTTGGATCTTCAGTCCATTGGAAGGAGATCCGATGAATTGCGAACCAAGGTTTTCACTTACCTCGGCCGCATCGTGGCCGAGCGTAAGATGCATAATGCCGCCAGTGGTGATGGTgatggcggcggcggcggcggcgattTTCTCAGCATTCTGCTCGGCCTGCCGGACGAGGACAGGCTTTCAGATATGGACATGCTGGCCGTTCTTTGG GAGATGATATTTCGAGGTACGGACACAGTGGCCATCCTAATGGAATGGGTTATGGCGAGGATGGTGCTGCACCCGGACATCCAGGCTCGAGCCCAACAAGAGATCGACCTGCACGTAGGCTCCACCCGGGAGGTCCAAGACTCGGACCTACCCAAGCTCACTGTCCTCCACGCCATTGTCAAGGAAGTACTCCGGCTGCACCCACCAGGTCCACTTCTCTCATGGGCACGGCTTGCCATCCACGACGTCCACGTGGGCAAATGGTTTGTGCCAGCTGGCACTACGGCTATGGTCAACATGTGGGCCATCACCCACGACGCATCTATCTGGAAGGACCCAGGTCAGTTTAAACCAGAACGGTTCCTAGAAGAAGACATCAGCATTATGGGCTCAGACCTCAGGCTAGCTCCATTTGGGTCCGGCCGGAGGGCGTGCCCCGGCAAGGCACTGGGCTTGGCCACGGTTCATCTATGGCTTGCTAGGCTGCTCCACCACTTCAACTGGCTCCCCTCTCCATATGCGGATCCGAGGCGGGCTGTGGACCTATCTGAACAGCTACGAATGTCGCTTGAGATGAGGAAGCCGCTTGTGTGCCGGGCTGTTCGCCGGAACTCAGTTCGGTTTTTGACAAAATCCGGCTGA